A portion of the Streptomyces coeruleoprunus genome contains these proteins:
- a CDS encoding galactose oxidase early set domain-containing protein: MNSPRRRRRRALAVTALLALAASGLSLSTAPPAEAGTNLLVNPGFETLKPEGTPRCWDIYGWGDNDHGFRLTDDAHGGQRAMEVTLTRRADGDRKAMMYETPSCAPNVTPGHQYDLSVWYKSTSPDIAVTLFRRDVRQGWVYWTDVMTPPMSATYRRAEVRTPPVPPGTDQITWGVSLYGTGTLTTDDYTMEDATVPATGDVCTAGDACTKGAWEVLPFKNPVRAIHAVVLKTGKVLLVAGSGNDPERFAAGTFETAVYDPANGSFKTINTPIDMFCAGHVQLADGKVLIMGGNKGYPSADGKIGYQGYKDSYVFDPDTETYTRTNDMIDGHWYPSATVLGNGDVISFGGLREDSTGSVTAERWSAAQNKWLSLGEVNQTWSYWGLYPSMILMQDGRLFYSGSHVFGNGTPGTGASIYDYDANTITDVPGLQKKDERDQSASVLLPPAQDQRVLTIGGGNIETNPDANRLVDIIDLKQPDPAYRPGPLLPQGTQSVNGAPPAPQTGAQGKMYVSAVLLPDGKVFETGGALHNRADPVYEASMFDPTTNTFQPGMATDPADRGYHSSTFLLPDGRVMSVGDNPGDGSFTDKVSVYTPPYLFKGPRPQITSVAGDRWKYGDTRRITVDRPIVRAELIRPAAVTHSSDPNQRFVDLPLTVVDDTTIDLNVTSNPNIAPPGWYMLFAVDANGVPSVAEWVHVGASEQAVASPHVHDFANDLSKSPKPRQKHRTSAPVGPQVTGCDRHYGPADVCVPTTLPATAKNHCTWLKSQGYAPLKLNTRRDPLRLDPDRNGTTCDHGR, encoded by the coding sequence GGGGCGACAACGACCACGGCTTCCGCCTCACCGACGACGCGCACGGCGGGCAGCGGGCCATGGAGGTCACGCTGACCCGCCGGGCCGACGGCGACCGCAAGGCGATGATGTACGAAACGCCCTCCTGCGCCCCCAACGTGACGCCGGGTCACCAGTACGACCTGTCCGTCTGGTACAAGTCCACGAGCCCCGACATCGCCGTCACCCTCTTCCGGCGGGACGTGCGCCAGGGCTGGGTGTACTGGACGGACGTGATGACCCCGCCGATGAGCGCCACGTACCGGCGCGCCGAGGTCCGCACCCCGCCCGTGCCGCCCGGCACCGACCAGATCACCTGGGGCGTCTCCCTCTACGGCACGGGCACGCTCACCACCGACGACTACACGATGGAGGACGCCACCGTCCCCGCCACCGGCGACGTGTGCACGGCGGGCGACGCCTGCACCAAGGGCGCGTGGGAGGTGCTGCCGTTCAAGAACCCGGTCCGCGCCATCCACGCGGTCGTCCTGAAGACCGGCAAGGTCCTGCTGGTCGCCGGTTCCGGCAACGACCCGGAGCGCTTCGCCGCCGGCACCTTCGAGACCGCGGTGTACGACCCCGCGAACGGCTCCTTCAAGACGATCAACACGCCCATCGACATGTTCTGCGCCGGACACGTCCAGCTGGCCGACGGCAAGGTGCTGATCATGGGCGGCAACAAGGGCTACCCGTCCGCCGACGGGAAGATCGGCTACCAGGGCTACAAGGACTCGTACGTCTTCGACCCGGACACCGAGACGTACACCCGCACCAACGACATGATCGACGGCCACTGGTACCCGTCGGCGACGGTCCTCGGCAACGGCGACGTGATCTCCTTCGGCGGCCTGCGCGAGGACTCGACGGGCTCGGTGACCGCCGAGCGGTGGTCCGCCGCCCAGAACAAGTGGCTGTCCCTCGGCGAGGTCAACCAGACCTGGTCGTACTGGGGGCTCTACCCGTCCATGATCCTCATGCAGGACGGCCGCCTCTTCTACTCCGGCAGCCATGTCTTCGGCAACGGCACGCCCGGGACCGGCGCCTCCATCTACGACTACGACGCCAACACCATCACCGACGTACCCGGCCTCCAGAAAAAGGACGAACGCGACCAGTCCGCCAGCGTCCTCCTCCCGCCCGCCCAGGACCAGCGCGTCCTCACCATCGGCGGCGGCAACATCGAGACGAACCCGGACGCGAACCGCCTGGTCGACATCATCGACCTCAAGCAGCCCGACCCCGCGTACCGGCCGGGTCCGCTCCTGCCGCAGGGCACCCAGTCGGTCAACGGCGCACCGCCGGCGCCGCAGACCGGCGCCCAGGGCAAGATGTACGTCTCCGCGGTCCTGCTGCCCGACGGCAAGGTCTTCGAGACGGGCGGCGCCCTCCACAACCGGGCCGACCCGGTCTACGAGGCGTCGATGTTCGACCCCACGACGAACACGTTCCAGCCCGGAATGGCCACCGACCCGGCGGACCGCGGCTACCACTCCTCGACTTTCCTGCTGCCGGACGGCCGCGTGATGTCCGTCGGGGACAACCCGGGCGACGGCTCCTTCACCGACAAGGTGTCCGTCTACACCCCGCCGTACCTCTTCAAGGGCCCGCGCCCGCAGATCACCTCGGTGGCCGGCGACCGCTGGAAGTACGGCGACACCCGGCGCATCACGGTGGACCGGCCGATCGTGCGGGCCGAACTCATCCGCCCCGCGGCCGTCACCCACTCCTCCGACCCCAACCAGCGCTTCGTGGACCTCCCGCTGACCGTCGTCGACGACACGACCATCGACCTGAACGTCACCAGCAACCCCAACATCGCCCCACCGGGCTGGTACATGCTCTTCGCGGTGGACGCGAACGGCGTGCCGTCGGTGGCGGAGTGGGTGCATGTGGGCGCGTCGGAGCAGGCGGTGGCCTCGCCCCACGTCCACGACTTCGCGAACGACCTCTCCAAGTCCCCGAAGCCGCGCCAGAAGCACCGCACCTCCGCCCCGGTCGGCCCTCAGGTCACCGGCTGCGACCGCCACTACGGCCCGGCGGACGTGTGCGTCCCGACAACGCTCCCGGCGACCGCGAAGAACCACTGCACCTGGCTCAAGTCCCAGGGCTACGCCCCCTTGAAACTCAACACCCGAAGGGACCCCCTACGCCTGGACCCGGACAGGAACGGCACCACATGCGACCACGGCCGGTGA
- a CDS encoding TetR family transcriptional regulator produces the protein MGLRERKKLKTRAAIRRAAHRLVGAQGYETTTIEQIARAAEVSPSTVLRYFATKEDIVLDDAYEPLMEAALRARPPGEEPLESLRVVITGAVRAQLEAEPAETAQRARLLAEVPAVRARLSESLSGTSHLLARVLAERAGRAPDDLSVRVCTAAVTGALREVLLHWATTGAEEDLLTLTDEAFTTLKSGFRL, from the coding sequence ATGGGGCTGAGGGAACGCAAGAAGCTCAAGACCCGCGCGGCGATCCGGCGGGCCGCGCACCGGCTCGTCGGCGCGCAGGGGTACGAGACGACGACGATCGAGCAGATCGCGCGGGCGGCGGAGGTGTCGCCGAGCACCGTGCTGCGGTACTTCGCGACGAAGGAGGACATCGTCCTCGACGACGCGTACGAGCCGCTGATGGAGGCCGCGCTGCGGGCGCGGCCGCCCGGTGAGGAGCCCCTGGAGTCGCTACGGGTCGTCATCACCGGGGCGGTACGCGCGCAGCTGGAGGCCGAGCCCGCGGAGACGGCCCAGCGGGCGCGGCTCCTGGCCGAGGTGCCGGCGGTGCGGGCCCGCCTGTCCGAGTCCCTGTCGGGCACGTCGCACCTGCTGGCCCGCGTCCTCGCCGAACGCGCCGGCCGCGCCCCGGACGACTTGTCGGTCCGCGTCTGCACGGCGGCGGTGACGGGCGCGCTGCGGGAGGTCCTCCTGCACTGGGCGACGACGGGTGCGGAGGAGGACCTCCTGACCCTCACCGACGAAGCCTTCACCACGCTGAAGTCGGGCTTCCGCCTGTAG
- the trhA gene encoding PAQR family membrane homeostasis protein TrhA, translating to MTAAAVPEVTDDDAAARTSASASSVSVPLKPRLRGWLHAGMFPAVLIAGLVLTALADSTRGRIACGVYVLTACLLFGVSALYHRGNWGPRTTAVLRRLDHANIFLIIAGTYTPLTLLLLPDSTGRVLLWAVWAAAVAGIAFRVFWVGAPRWLYTPCYIAMGWAAVFFLPDFLRTGGIAVLVLVIVGGVLYSAGGVVYGIKRPNPSPRWFGFHEVFHSFTLAAFVVHYVGISLVAYQHS from the coding sequence ATGACTGCCGCCGCCGTGCCCGAAGTGACCGACGACGACGCCGCCGCCCGGACGTCCGCCTCCGCCTCGTCCGTCTCCGTCCCGCTGAAGCCGCGACTGCGCGGCTGGCTGCACGCGGGCATGTTCCCGGCGGTGCTGATAGCGGGGCTCGTCCTCACCGCGCTGGCCGACTCCACGCGCGGCCGGATCGCCTGCGGCGTGTACGTCCTCACGGCGTGCCTGCTGTTCGGGGTGAGCGCGCTCTACCACCGCGGGAACTGGGGGCCGCGCACCACCGCCGTGCTGCGCCGGCTCGACCACGCCAATATCTTCCTCATCATCGCGGGCACCTATACCCCGCTGACGCTGCTCCTCCTCCCCGACTCCACCGGGCGGGTGCTGCTGTGGGCGGTGTGGGCCGCGGCGGTTGCGGGCATCGCGTTCCGGGTGTTCTGGGTCGGCGCGCCGCGCTGGCTGTACACCCCGTGCTACATCGCGATGGGCTGGGCGGCGGTCTTCTTCCTGCCCGACTTCCTGCGGACCGGCGGGATCGCCGTGCTCGTCCTGGTGATCGTGGGCGGGGTGCTCTACAGCGCCGGCGGCGTCGTGTACGGCATCAAGCGGCCCAATCCGTCACCGCGGTGGTTCGGCTTCCACGAGGTGTTCCACTCCTTCACGCTCGCCGCGTTCGTCGTCCACTACGTCGGCATCTCGCTGGTGGCCTACCAGCACTCGTGA